One Panicum virgatum strain AP13 chromosome 9K, P.virgatum_v5, whole genome shotgun sequence genomic region harbors:
- the LOC120651048 gene encoding uncharacterized protein LOC120651048 isoform X1, translating into MEMEMQPAAVPPIEPARMGPPPPAPLPEELVEEILLRIPPSDPATLARAAVAQKRWCRLATGPGFRRRYRALHRTPPTLGFFCDHRDGDGFSTSFVPASSFRPNPRGADHRELRPVDARHGRVLLRVSPVMFGIVLRRFGLVVWYPVSGHQVVLPTPKGFCDEWIWRATVLCAAPAGSCDHDVDCHRGHFTVVLIGDYPNGMFSCVYSSQAGAWSKITFARHLGWACRLDEYSEERSAHVGNALYSMLKWGNKILKYDLGTREFSVMEPPVMLSREANTHSERIQLAAMEDGQLGLAVLREFTTLYILSTDE; encoded by the coding sequence atggagatggagatgcagCCCGCTGCTGTCCCACCAATCGAACCAGCAAGGatgggtccgccgccgccggcaccgctgCCGGAGGAGCTCGTCGAGGAGATCCTCCTCCGCATCCCGCCGTCCGACCCCGCGACCCTCGCGCGCGCTGCCGTCGCCCAGAAGCGGTGGTGCCGTCTCGCCACCGGCCCCGGCTTCCGCCGCAGGTACCGCGCCCTCCACCGCACGCCCCCGACGCTGGGCTTCTTCTGCGACCACAGGGACGGCGACGGCTTCTCCACCAGCTTCGTCCCCGCGTCCTCCTTCCGACCCAACCCCCGCGGCGCCGACCACCGCGAGCTGCGCCCGGTGGAcgcgcgccacggccgcgtcctcctccgcgtCTCCCCGGTGATGTTCGGCATCGTGCTACGCAGATTTGGCCTCGTCGTCTGGTACCCCGTCTCGGGCCACCAGGTGGTGCTGCCGACGCCAAAGGGCTTCTGCGACGAGTGGATCTGGAGAGCCACCGTGCtctgcgccgcccccgccggctcGTGCGACCACGACGTCGATTGCCACCGTGGGCACTTCACCGTTGTCCTCATCGGCGATTACCCCAACGGTATGTTCTCCTGCGTCTACTCATCGCAGGCTGGCGCGTGGAGTAAAATCACCTTTGCTCGGCATCTCGGCTGGGCCTGCCGTCTTGATGAGTACAGTGAGGAGCGCAGCGCCCATGTCGGGAATGCACTCTACTCCATGTTAAAATGGGGAAATAAAATCCTCAAGTATGATTTGGGCACACGGGAATTTTCTGTGATGGAGCCACCTGTTATGCTCTCACGCGAGGCAAATACCCACTCTGAGCGAATTCAACTTGCCGCCATGGAGGATGGGCAGCTAGGATTAGCAGTGCTGCGTGAGTTTACTACACTTTACATACTGTCAACAGACGAATAA
- the LOC120651051 gene encoding chitinase 2-like gives MVQMASSKLIAVAFLSSLVAAPTMTTAANSNLFRDYIGAIFNGVRFTDVPINPGVRFDFILAFVIDYTTATEPPTPTDGRFNIFWQSSVLSASAVASIKQSNPNVRVAVSLGGATVNGRPVFFNITSVDSWVQNAVASLTGIVQEYNLDGIDIDYEQFQVDPATFAECVGRLVTALKSSGVIKFASIAPFDNADVQRHYQALWAGYGSVIDYVNFQFYAYSASTTEAQYVSHFDDQIANYPGGNILASFTTAPTTTSVPINTSLNACRTLQSQGKLYGIFIWAADHSRSQGFRFDTQAQALLANAPSY, from the coding sequence ATGGTACAAATggcctcctcgaagctcatcGCAGTAGCTTTTCTCTCCTCTCTTGTGGCTGCTCCAACGATGACCACTGCAGCAAACTCCAACCTCTTCAGAGACTACATCGGCGCCATCTTCAATGGCGTCAGGTTCACCGACGTGCCCATCAACCCCGGCGTCCGGTTCGACTTCATCCTCGCCTTCGTCATCGACTACACCACCGCGACGGAGCCGCCCACCCCGACCGACGGCCGGTTCAACATCTTCTGGCAGAGCTCGGTGCTGAGCGCCTCCGCGGTGGCCTCCATCAAGCAGAGCAACCCCAACGTGCGGGTCGCCGTCAGCCTCGGCGGCGCCACCGTGAACGGCCGCCCGGTGTTCTTCAACATCACCTCCGTCGACTCGTGGGTCCAGAACGCCGTCGCCTCCCTCACTGGCATCGTCCAGGAGTACAACCTCGACGGCATCGACATCGACTACGAGCAGTTCCAGGTCGACCCGGCCACCTTCGCCGAGTGCGTCGGCCGCCTGGTGACGGCGCTCAAGAGCAGCGGCGTGATCAAGTTCGCGTCCATCGCGCCGTTCGACAACGCCGACGTGCAGCGCCATTACCAGGCGCTGTGGGCGGGCTACGGGAGCGTGATCGACTACGTCAACTTCCAGTTCTACGCGTACAGCGCCAGCACGACGGAGGCGCAGTACGTGAGCCACTTCGACGACCAGATCGCCAACTACCCCGGGGGGAACATCCTGGCGAGCTTCACCACGGCGCCGACGACCACCTCGGTGCCCATCAACACGTCGCTGAACGCCTGCCGGACGCTGCAGTCGCAGGGGAAGCTCTACGGCATCTTCATCTGGGCTGCGGATCATTCCAGGAGCCAAGGGTTCAGATTCGACacgcaggcgcaggcgctgcTCGCCAACGCCCCCAGCTACTAG